One window of Vitis riparia cultivar Riparia Gloire de Montpellier isolate 1030 chromosome 5, EGFV_Vit.rip_1.0, whole genome shotgun sequence genomic DNA carries:
- the LOC117914190 gene encoding huntingtin-interacting protein K isoform X1 — protein sequence MEVADEGIDRVVDSKDLQQQSKALDKLTDHVEDRQLDSTRVQEAMASIAASAEADWNAMRMREKELAAVKINAADVDIIANELELDKKVAERTLREHKGDAVAAIRYLLR from the exons ATGGAGGTAGCAGATGAAGGAATCGATCGGGTAGTGGATTCGAAGGACTTGCAACAGCAAAGCAAAGCCCTAGACAAGCTCACTGATCATGTCGAAGATCGCCAGCTGGATTCCACTCGTGTTCAagag GCCATGGCATCAATTGCAGCATCCGCAGAAGCAGATTGGAATGCCATGAGAATGAG GGAGAAAGAATTAGCTGCTGTCAAGATCAATGCAGCCGATGTTGACATAATTGCAAATGAACTAGAG TTGGACAAGAAGGTGGCTGAGAGAACCTTACGTGAACACAAAGGTGATGCTGTTGCTGCCATTCGGTACTTGCTTCGCTAG
- the LOC117914189 gene encoding RGS domain-containing serine/threonine-protein kinase A: MDTPPAEELLRKIQELEAGHAHLKEEMSKLMVSGPKSDHGHQRSHSTSPQRSRFSSPVTSSWRKGSGGFDGPAGWRRGSASFRHSSPLQRESRSRDPSSTAGGGGGPAAYKFNDKQYVNILQSMGQSVHIFDLNGRVIYWNRTAEKLYGYSAEEALGQQAIELLSDVQDYAIANNIVDRVSRGESWTGQFPVKNKMGERFLAVATNTPFYDDDGTLIGIICVSSDSRPFQEIRVAMSNERQSEANASYNRSRSSSATAKLGLDPQQPIQAAIASKISNLASKVSNKVRKIKAGENNVVREGGSGDSHHSDHGFSDAAFSDHREDATSSGASTPRGDVAPSPFGIFSQATADEKSPGKNLRDSGDENEGKPGIHRVITSKAEAWIGKKVMSWPWKGNEREGSEVKTNRFGWPWLQNDHENDMVQPKNPNFGAKTENLVGESNRHGNNDASGSWSSFNVNSTSSVSSCGSTSSSAVNKVDMETDCLDYEILWEDLTIGEQIGQGSCGTVYHGLWYGSDVAIKVFSKQEYSDDVILSFRQEVSLMKRLRHPNVLLFMGAVTSPQRLCIVTEFLPRGSLFRLLQRNTSRLDWRRRVLMALDIAQGMNYLHHFNPPIIHRDLKSSNLLVDRNWTVKVGDFGLSRLKHETYLTTKTGKGTPQWMAPEVLRNEPSDEKSDVYSYGVILWELATEKIPWDNLNTMQVIGAVGFMNQRLDIPKEVDLRWASIIESCWHSDPRSRPTFQELLGKFKDILRQQTMQFQAARAAAGDNTQKEL; encoded by the exons ATGGACACGCCTCCAGCTGAAGAGCTGTTGAGGAAGATCCAGGAGCTGGAAGCGGGTCACGCGCATCTCAAGGAAGAGATGTCAAAGCTGATGGTTTCTGGACCCAAATCGGACCATGGGCATCAGAGGTCGCACTCGACATCGCCGCAGAGGTCGAGGTTTTCGTCGCCGGTGACATCGTCATGGAGAAAGGGAAGCGGTGGGTTCGACGGACCGGCGGGGTGGAGGAGGGGGTCGGCGTCGTTCCGGCATTCGTCGCCGTTGCAGAGGGAGAGCCGAAGTCGTGATCCTTCAAGCACTGCCGGCGGTGGTGGTGGCCCGGCGGCTTACAAATTTAATGATAAGCAGTATGTGAATATTTTGCAGAGCATGGGGCAGTCAGTTCATATATTTGATCTCAATGGTCGTGTAATCTACTG GAATAGAACTGCTGAAAAACTTTATGGTTATTCAGCTGAAGAAGCCCTCGGTCAGCAGGCCATTGAGCTCCTATCGGATGTCCAGGACTACGCTATTGCTAATAATATAGTGGATCGAGTATCAAGGGGGGAGAGCTGGACTGGGCAGTTCCCTGTGAAGAATAAGATGGGCGAGAGGTTTCTAGCCGTTGCTACCAACACTCCATTCTATGATGATGATGGTACATTAATTGGGATTATTTGCGTATCTAGTGATTCGCGGCCCTTTCAAGAAATAAGAGTTGCAATGTCCAATGAGAGGCAATCAGAAGCTAATGCGAGCTATAATCGTTCCCGAAGCAGTAGTGCTACGGCAAAGCTTGGTCTTGATCCTCAGCAGCCTATTCAAGCTGCAATTGCCTCCAAAATATCAAATCTG GCTTCCAAGGTGAGCAACAAAGTTCGGAAAATTAAGGCTGGGGAGAACAATGTGGTTCGCGAGGGTGGGAGTGGAGATAGTCATCATTCTGATCATGGTTTCTCAGATGCAGCTTTCTCTGACCATAGGGAGGATGCAACTTCAAGTGGAGCTAGCACCCCCAGAGGAGATGTGGCACCATCTCCTTTTGGCATATTTTCTCAGGCAACTGCTGATGAGAAGTCCCCAGGAAAGAACTTAAGAGATTCTGGTGATGAGAATGAAGGGAAACCTGGGATCCACAGGGTTATTACCTCCAAGGCAGAGGCATGGATTGGCAAGAAAGTTATGTCATGGCCATGGAAAGGGAATGAACGGGAAGGGTCGGAGGTAAAGACAAACCGGTTTGGTTGGCCCTGGTTGCAGAATGATCATGAGAATGACATGGTCCAACCAAAGAATCCCAATTTTGGTGCAAAAACCGAAAACCTGGTGGGTGAAAGTAATCGGCACGGGAATAATGATGCTTCAGGGTCCTGGTCTTCATTTAATGTTAACAGCACGAGCAGTGTAAGTAGCTGTGGCAGTACCAGCAGTAGTGCTGTTAATAAAGTGGACATGGAAACTGACTGCTTGGATTATGAAATTTTGTGGGAAGACTTGACTATTGGAGAACAGATTGGGCAAG GATCTTGTGGAACCGTATATCATGGTCTTTGGTATGGATCA GATGTTGCTATCAAGGTGTTCTCCAAGCAGGAATATTCAGATGACGTGATACTTTCATTCAGACAAGAG GTATCTCTCATGAAAAGGCTTAGACATCCAAATGTTCTGCTCTTCATGGGTGCAGTAACTTCACCTCAGCGTCTATGCATTGTCACTGAGTTCCTTCCACG TGGAAGTTTATTTCGGTTACTCCAAAGGAACACATCCAGACTAGATTGGAGACGACGTGTACTCATGGCTTTGGATATA GCACAAGGCATGAACTATCTTCATCATTTCAACCCACCTATCATCCATCGTGATTTGAAGTCTTCAAATCTTCTAGTTGATAGAAACTGGACTGTGAAG GTTGGTGATTTTGGTCTATCACGTCTCAAACATGAAACATATCTCACAACAAAGACTGGGAAAGGAACG CCTCAATGGATGGCTCCAGAGGTTCTCCGTAATGAACCCTCAGATGAGAA GTCTGATGTATATAGTTATGGAGTAATATTATGGGAGCTTGCCACTGAGAAGATCCCTTGGGATAATCTCAACACAATGCAG GTGATTGGAGCTGTTGGTTTTATGAACCAACGGCTTGACATCCCAAAAGAAGTGGATTTACGATGGGCTTCTATAATTGAGAGTTGCTGGCACAG TGATCCCCGGAGTAGGCCAACATTCCAGGAATTGCTGGGAAAGTTCAAAGATATACTGAGACAGCAAACTATGCAATTTCAGGCAGCCCGCGCTGCAGCTGGAGATAACACCCAAAAGGAGTTGTAG
- the LOC117914190 gene encoding huntingtin-interacting protein K isoform X2 yields the protein MEVADEGIDRVVDSKDLQQQSKALDKLTDHVEDRQLDSTRVQEAMASIAASAEADWNAMRMREKELAAVKINAADVDIIANELELDKKVAERTLREHKGDAVAAIR from the exons ATGGAGGTAGCAGATGAAGGAATCGATCGGGTAGTGGATTCGAAGGACTTGCAACAGCAAAGCAAAGCCCTAGACAAGCTCACTGATCATGTCGAAGATCGCCAGCTGGATTCCACTCGTGTTCAagag GCCATGGCATCAATTGCAGCATCCGCAGAAGCAGATTGGAATGCCATGAGAATGAG GGAGAAAGAATTAGCTGCTGTCAAGATCAATGCAGCCGATGTTGACATAATTGCAAATGAACTAGAG TTGGACAAGAAGGTGGCTGAGAGAACCTTACGTGAACACAAAGGTGATGCTGTTGCTGCCATTCG CTGA